Proteins encoded in a region of the Inquilinus sp. KBS0705 genome:
- a CDS encoding glycosyltransferase family 2 protein — translation MPMKLSVIVVNNNMSVLLRQSLNSLINACKDIDYELLVVDDASTDNSVTMLQREFPETKLILNKETLGMAKSRNLALEQAKGQYVLLVNADTISGKKTIQHVVDFMDSHHGAGGVGVRMLTPRGNYLTESRIGFSNAWASLLRLTGLARFFPKSRLYKNMDESRVEEDEFATTEVDVINGAFMLLRSSVLNHVGMFDERFMTFGADIDLSFRMRIAGYKNYYFPRTYILNFCKQLKPQFTWHYIKDFYGAMIIFAAKYLFRMPEIKIPAMQQMFAPKYEVER, via the coding sequence ATGCCTATGAAACTTTCTGTAATAGTTGTAAATAATAACATGTCTGTACTACTAAGGCAATCACTTAATTCTTTAATTAATGCTTGTAAGGATATAGACTATGAACTACTTGTGGTAGATGATGCATCAACAGATAATTCTGTTACGATGTTACAGAGAGAGTTCCCCGAAACTAAGTTGATCCTAAATAAAGAAACCTTAGGCATGGCTAAATCGCGTAACCTCGCGTTAGAGCAGGCCAAAGGGCAGTATGTTTTACTGGTCAATGCGGATACAATAAGCGGCAAGAAAACTATACAGCATGTAGTAGACTTTATGGACTCTCACCACGGTGCAGGTGGCGTAGGTGTAAGGATGTTAACCCCCCGAGGAAATTATTTGACAGAATCGCGTATTGGTTTTTCAAACGCGTGGGCATCATTGTTGCGCTTAACAGGGTTGGCCAGGTTTTTCCCAAAATCGCGCCTATACAAAAACATGGATGAAAGCAGGGTAGAAGAAGACGAATTTGCAACTACCGAAGTGGATGTTATAAACGGCGCATTTATGCTGTTACGCAGCTCGGTATTAAACCATGTGGGTATGTTTGACGAGCGTTTTATGACTTTTGGAGCGGATATCGATCTTTCGTTCCGTATGCGTATTGCCGGTTACAAAAATTATTACTTCCCACGTACCTATATACTTAACTTTTGCAAGCAGTTAAAGCCTCAATTTACCTGGCACTACATTAAGGATTTTTATGGTGCTATGATTATATTCGCTGCAAAGTATTTGTTCCGCATGCCTGAAATTAAGATACCGGCCATGCAGCAAATGTTTGCCCCGAAATATGAAGTTGAAAGATAA
- the recR gene encoding recombination protein RecR, with protein MNFSSKLLEDAVAEFAKLPGVGQKTALRLVLHLLNRDKDEVQKFSAAISKLRNEIQFCQTCHNISDQRICEICASLKRDHSLICVVEDTRDVMAIENTNQYNGVYHVLGGLISPMDGIGPADLQVDSLVERLKDTAVKEIIFALSATMEGDTTIFYLHKKLKQFNINISTIARGIAFGGELEYVDEITLGRSIVTRIPYENSLS; from the coding sequence ATGAATTTTTCGTCGAAATTGTTGGAAGATGCCGTTGCTGAGTTTGCGAAATTACCGGGCGTGGGCCAAAAAACCGCCCTGCGTTTAGTATTGCATCTGCTTAACCGCGATAAGGATGAAGTGCAAAAATTCAGTGCAGCCATAAGCAAACTGCGCAACGAGATACAGTTTTGCCAAACCTGCCATAACATATCCGATCAGCGTATTTGCGAGATATGCGCCTCCCTAAAACGCGACCATTCACTGATATGCGTAGTAGAGGACACCCGCGATGTAATGGCCATTGAAAATACCAACCAATATAATGGCGTTTACCACGTATTAGGCGGCCTTATATCGCCCATGGATGGCATTGGCCCTGCCGACCTGCAAGTAGATAGCTTGGTAGAACGGTTAAAAGATACTGCTGTTAAAGAAATTATTTTTGCCCTTAGCGCAACTATGGAGGGCGATACCACCATTTTTTATCTTCATAAAAAATTAAAACAATTTAATATTAATATTTCAACCATTGCACGTGGCATAGCTTTTGGAGGAGAGTTAGAGTATGTGGACGAGATTACTTTAGGACGATCTATCGTAACCCGAATCCCATATGAGAATTCTTTATCCTAA
- a CDS encoding FtsX-like permease family protein: MIRTYFKIAWRNIANNKISSVINIGGLAVGMAVSFMLLLYVYNEYSFDKFHANGDHLYQVFKNQPSNGEIRTKWFTPQLLAGTLKKDYPEIANAARINEPQNILVTYKDKGIKFNTVAIDAAIFDMFSFEFIQGNKRDALSDPSSIVLTESSAKAVFGNINPVGQVVKFNNQFPMKVSAVVKDNSNSSLNYKAIISWDAFMTQQPWLKGENWDMYAYATYVLLKPGASATVVNAKIKNLIGEHFPKDKDVKLFIYPFADLHLHSDFKNGVNVGGSIDYVRLFLLLAIGILVIACINFMNLSTARSEKRAREVGIRKAIGARRITLIQQFLGESLLMALLAFVLSLIIIIVLMPVFSNLIGLQLSVPYGNWVAWAIALSVTVLTGLFAGSYPALFLSAFNPIKVLKGQFLNSNASVKPRQVLVVIQFTFATCLIISSIVIYKQINYIKDRPVGYNRNGLIEMPADGAMYDKFESFRQDAISAGAIVDGASISEPITNITSATWQNKWPGQLAGEEKTPIDCIGVTNHMLNTYQIKVIQGRDFATDRPSDSTAVVLNEAAVALMRLKDPIGQKITWMNAERTIIGVVKNFVWASPYEPVKPAIIGFVKGWSGNMGLRLNPANSVSKNLNMLQTIYKKYNPYYPFDYKFTDESFSQKFKTEQRLGTMAILFTLLAIIISGLGLFGLAAFSAERRGKEISIRKVLGAGTAELWLKLSQEFVKLVVISFIIGAAISWYSVYQWLSSYSYHTSVNLWVFALTLLLSVAICLVAVSWQAVKAALVNPVKNLRSE; this comes from the coding sequence ATGATAAGAACTTACTTTAAAATAGCCTGGAGGAATATCGCCAACAATAAAATTTCGTCTGTTATAAATATTGGCGGGCTGGCAGTTGGTATGGCTGTAAGTTTTATGCTGCTGTTGTATGTGTACAACGAGTATAGTTTTGATAAGTTTCATGCAAACGGCGACCACCTGTACCAGGTGTTTAAAAACCAGCCAAGCAATGGCGAAATACGCACAAAATGGTTTACACCGCAATTGCTGGCCGGCACACTAAAAAAAGATTATCCCGAAATAGCCAACGCAGCCCGTATAAATGAGCCACAGAATATACTGGTAACCTACAAGGATAAAGGCATAAAGTTTAATACCGTAGCAATTGATGCGGCCATATTCGATATGTTTAGCTTTGAGTTTATCCAGGGCAACAAGCGCGATGCTTTGTCAGACCCTTCATCTATTGTATTAACCGAGTCGAGTGCTAAGGCGGTATTTGGCAATATTAACCCGGTAGGGCAGGTTGTAAAATTTAACAACCAATTCCCGATGAAGGTTAGCGCGGTTGTTAAAGACAATTCAAACTCCAGCCTTAACTATAAGGCCATTATATCATGGGATGCATTTATGACCCAACAGCCATGGCTAAAGGGCGAAAACTGGGACATGTATGCCTATGCCACTTATGTGCTTTTAAAACCCGGTGCATCAGCTACAGTTGTCAACGCAAAAATAAAGAACCTTATAGGCGAGCATTTTCCAAAAGATAAAGACGTTAAACTATTCATTTACCCCTTTGCCGATCTGCACCTGCACAGCGACTTTAAAAATGGCGTTAATGTAGGGGGTAGTATAGATTATGTTCGCCTGTTTTTATTGTTGGCTATCGGCATATTGGTAATCGCCTGTATCAACTTCATGAATTTATCTACGGCGCGTTCAGAAAAGCGGGCACGGGAGGTTGGTATCCGCAAGGCTATCGGCGCACGCCGTATCACGCTTATACAGCAATTCCTTGGCGAATCGTTATTAATGGCCCTGCTGGCCTTTGTCTTGTCGTTAATTATCATCATCGTATTAATGCCGGTATTCAGCAACCTTATAGGTTTGCAGCTAAGTGTGCCTTATGGTAACTGGGTAGCCTGGGCAATAGCTTTATCGGTAACTGTGCTTACCGGGCTTTTCGCGGGCAGCTATCCCGCTTTATTTCTTTCAGCATTTAACCCTATTAAGGTACTAAAAGGCCAGTTTTTAAACAGTAATGCAAGCGTTAAGCCCCGGCAGGTTTTGGTGGTTATACAATTTACATTTGCCACCTGCCTTATCATATCAAGCATTGTTATTTATAAGCAGATAAACTATATTAAAGACAGGCCGGTAGGCTATAATCGCAACGGCTTAATTGAAATGCCTGCCGATGGCGCGATGTACGATAAGTTTGAAAGCTTTAGGCAAGATGCCATTAGTGCCGGTGCCATTGTGGACGGTGCCAGTATTTCGGAGCCAATAACAAACATCACCAGCGCTACATGGCAAAACAAATGGCCGGGCCAATTAGCCGGGGAGGAGAAGACCCCGATAGATTGTATAGGTGTTACCAACCACATGTTAAACACCTACCAGATAAAAGTGATACAAGGCCGCGATTTTGCTACAGACAGGCCATCGGATTCAACCGCGGTGGTACTAAACGAAGCCGCCGTAGCCCTGATGCGGTTAAAGGATCCCATAGGCCAGAAGATAACCTGGATGAATGCAGAACGTACCATAATTGGTGTAGTAAAGAATTTTGTATGGGCATCGCCCTACGAGCCTGTAAAGCCGGCTATAATAGGGTTTGTAAAAGGTTGGTCGGGTAATATGGGGTTAAGGCTAAATCCTGCTAATTCGGTTTCAAAAAACCTGAATATGCTGCAAACCATCTATAAAAAGTACAACCCATACTATCCGTTTGATTATAAGTTTACTGATGAAAGCTTTAGCCAAAAGTTTAAAACCGAGCAGCGCTTGGGTACAATGGCCATACTGTTTACCTTGTTAGCCATCATCATATCGGGCCTTGGGCTTTTTGGGTTAGCTGCCTTCTCGGCCGAGCGGCGTGGTAAAGAAATAAGTATCCGTAAGGTACTGGGTGCCGGTACTGCCGAGCTTTGGTTAAAGCTATCGCAGGAGTTTGTAAAGCTGGTGGTGATATCCTTTATCATTGGCGCTGCAATAAGCTGGTACAGCGTGTATCAGTGGTTAAGTAGCTACAGTTACCATACATCAGTAAACCTTTGGGTATTTGCTTTAACCTTATTGCTTAGTGTGGCAATTTGCCTTGTCGCGGTAAGCTGGCAAGCCGTTAAAGCGGCCCTGGTAAACCCCGTTAAAAATTTAAGAAGCGAGTAG
- a CDS encoding FtsX-like permease family protein translates to MIKNYFKIALRGFRRHKLFTLINIVGLSIGISAAVVIYLIVHFDFTFDQSHKDANLIYRVTSDYSFAGEVSHNSGVTMALNAAAKTEATGIDVVAPFYIYGETNVIIPNGSTGDKKLKKQPGLILADENYFKIIDYKWIVGSAKTAFKNPNQVVITTTKAKLYFPKLSYGDVIGKEVVYDDSVRTTVAGVIEPLSYNTDFIYQDFISYITGTTSSYLKDNFPVTQWGNTNSAGQLFIKLSPRASAVGVEKQLNALLKKHNPPTPEDKGNYHGFHVQPLSDIHFDQVYGGMDGVRTANKTTLYGLLVIAAFLLILGCINFINLTTAQASQRAKEIGIRKTMGSKRSQLILQFLSETFLITLFAVIISTALAPVVLKLFADFIPPGVSANVFGQPNLIVFLIVLTFVVSILSGFYPALVLSGYKPVAVLKNQVTNTSKTRNAWLRKSLTVTQFVIAQFFIMATILVSKQIYYALHKDLGFKKDAIVNISTPYKSIGTGKQQVFMDAIKAIPQIQMISVGGAPPSSGNTNSTTVTYKDGKKEIKTDLQQKFADENYIKLYQIKLLAGRNLRASDTVSGIVINNNYAKVLGFSNPNDAIGKMLDYNDKKREIVGVTADFYQRSLHAPIKPLAILLPHNRTWNNRTFHIALKPQTAGGTEWKTAIAGIEKAWKKIYPEDDFEYHFYDEDIAKFYTAEQNTSKLLTWATGLSIFISCLGLLGLAIYTTSQRTKEIGVRKVLGASVAQIVTLLSTELIWLIVLAFVLVTPIAWYAMHKWMENFADRTTISWWVFAVSGAGMLLAALFTLSFQTVKAAVTNPVKSLRSE, encoded by the coding sequence ATGATAAAAAACTACTTTAAAATTGCGCTGCGCGGGTTTCGCAGGCATAAGCTGTTTACATTGATAAACATTGTGGGCCTGTCAATAGGTATCAGCGCCGCGGTGGTTATTTACCTTATCGTTCATTTCGATTTTACCTTCGATCAATCGCATAAAGATGCCAACCTGATTTACCGTGTTACCAGCGATTACTCGTTTGCCGGAGAAGTTAGCCACAATAGCGGTGTAACCATGGCATTAAACGCCGCTGCTAAAACCGAGGCCACCGGCATTGATGTTGTAGCACCATTTTATATTTATGGCGAAACCAATGTTATTATCCCAAATGGTTCGACGGGTGATAAAAAACTAAAAAAGCAGCCTGGTTTAATATTAGCCGACGAAAACTATTTTAAGATAATAGATTACAAATGGATAGTAGGTTCGGCAAAAACAGCTTTTAAAAACCCAAACCAGGTGGTAATTACCACTACAAAAGCTAAACTATACTTCCCTAAGCTAAGCTATGGCGATGTAATTGGCAAAGAGGTGGTGTACGACGACTCCGTAAGAACTACGGTAGCCGGGGTAATAGAACCTTTAAGTTATAATACCGATTTTATCTATCAAGATTTTATATCCTACATAACCGGTACCACCAGCAGCTATTTAAAAGATAATTTCCCTGTTACACAATGGGGTAATACCAATTCGGCAGGGCAATTGTTTATTAAATTGTCGCCGAGGGCATCAGCAGTGGGGGTAGAAAAACAATTGAATGCCTTATTAAAAAAACATAACCCGCCAACCCCCGAAGACAAGGGCAATTACCACGGCTTTCATGTTCAGCCATTAAGCGATATCCACTTCGACCAGGTGTACGGTGGTATGGATGGTGTGCGTACAGCCAATAAAACCACGCTTTACGGCTTATTGGTAATAGCCGCCTTTTTGCTGATACTGGGCTGTATCAATTTTATTAACCTTACTACCGCGCAGGCATCGCAAAGGGCTAAAGAGATAGGTATACGCAAAACCATGGGCAGCAAGCGCAGCCAATTGATATTACAGTTTTTAAGCGAAACATTTTTGATCACGTTGTTCGCGGTTATCATATCAACTGCTTTGGCGCCGGTGGTGCTTAAGTTGTTTGCAGATTTTATCCCCCCGGGTGTATCAGCCAATGTGTTTGGCCAGCCTAACCTTATTGTGTTTTTAATAGTCCTCACTTTTGTAGTAAGTATCCTGTCGGGCTTTTACCCGGCATTGGTGTTATCGGGCTATAAACCGGTTGCGGTGCTTAAAAACCAGGTGACCAATACCAGCAAAACCCGTAATGCCTGGCTGCGCAAATCGTTAACGGTTACACAGTTTGTTATAGCGCAGTTTTTTATAATGGCTACCATACTGGTGAGCAAGCAAATATATTACGCCCTACATAAAGACCTTGGCTTTAAAAAGGATGCCATTGTTAACATATCTACGCCTTACAAAAGCATAGGTACTGGCAAGCAGCAGGTGTTTATGGATGCTATTAAAGCTATCCCTCAAATACAAATGATAAGTGTAGGGGGCGCGCCACCATCGTCGGGTAATACCAATTCAACCACGGTTACCTATAAGGATGGAAAAAAGGAAATTAAAACAGATCTGCAGCAAAAATTCGCCGACGAGAACTACATTAAACTTTACCAGATAAAACTACTGGCTGGCCGTAACTTACGGGCATCTGATACAGTATCGGGCATAGTTATTAATAATAATTATGCTAAGGTATTAGGCTTTAGTAACCCTAACGACGCTATAGGTAAAATGCTTGATTATAACGATAAGAAAAGGGAGATAGTAGGTGTAACGGCCGATTTTTATCAAAGATCGTTACACGCGCCAATTAAGCCTTTGGCTATACTGTTACCTCATAACCGCACCTGGAACAACCGCACTTTCCATATCGCCCTTAAACCGCAAACCGCAGGTGGTACAGAATGGAAAACCGCTATTGCCGGGATTGAAAAAGCATGGAAAAAAATATATCCCGAAGATGATTTTGAGTATCATTTTTATGATGAGGACATTGCTAAGTTTTATACCGCCGAGCAAAACACCTCAAAACTGTTAACATGGGCTACAGGGCTGTCTATCTTTATTAGCTGCCTTGGTTTGTTAGGTTTAGCTATTTATACCACCAGCCAGCGCACTAAAGAGATTGGTGTACGTAAAGTACTGGGTGCATCGGTAGCACAAATTGTTACGCTGCTATCAACAGAACTGATATGGTTGATAGTACTGGCTTTTGTACTGGTAACACCAATAGCCTGGTATGCCATGCACAAATGGATGGAAAACTTTGCCGACCGTACCACCATTAGCTGGTGGGTATTTGCGGTAAGCGGGGCAGGGATGTTACTGGCAGCCTTGTTTACTTTGAGTTTTCAAACGGTTAAAGCGGCCGTTACCAACCCGGTAAAAAGTTTAAGAAGCGAATAG